The genomic region GGCGGTCAATCCGGACTCCTTGCCGGGTCGGCCGCCGATCCGCCTGCGCGCGGACCGGCTCAAGCGACTGCTCGGCTATCCTCTCGCCGGTACAGAGGTCGAGCAGATCCTCACGCGGCTCGGCATGCGCGTGCGTGCCGACGGGAATGCAGCCTGGGAGGTCCTGCCGCCCTCGTTTCGGTTTGATATCGCCATCGAGGCCGATCTTATCGAGGAGCTCGCGCGCGTGCACGGTTATGACAAGCTGCCGGCGAGCCGCCCGAGTACGCGGCTGGAGATCGGAGCACGCGATGCGCACGTGGAGCGTGTCCGCCGCGCGCGCCACCTGCTTGCCGATATCGGGTATCAGGAAGCCATCACCTACAGCTTCGTCGATGCTGAAACACAGCGTCTGCTCGACCCGGTGAATGCAGCCTTGCCGCTGGCCAATCCGCTCGCCGCGGACATTGCCGTCATGCGCACCAGCCTCTGGCCCGGCCTGGTCCGGGCGTGCCTCTACAATCTGAAGCGCCAGCAATCGCGTGTGCGCCTGTTCGAGTATGGACGCAGATTCATCGGTACGCTGCAGCGGGGCGGGAAGCCCGGCGCATCCCTGGGCGCGATCAAGGAAGAAGGCGTATTTTCCGGCATCGCCACCGGCGCCGCCTATCCGGAGCAGTGGGGCGTGCCGGCGCGGGAGCTTGATTTTTACGACGTCAAGGCAGACGTCGTGGCGCTGTTGAACGATCTCTGCAGGGGGCGCGGTCATACCTTCGAGGCCGCGGTGCATCCCGCCCTGCACCCGGGGCAATCGGCGCGCATCCTTGATTCACATGGCGGGGAAATCGGCTGGCTGGGCGCCCTCCATCCGCAGGCGGCCGCCAGCCTGGGCGTCGAGCAGACGGTCTTTGTATTCGAGCTGAATCTGGATCGCATTGAATCGCCGGCGGTTCCCGAATTCACCGAGCTGTCGAAGTTTCCTGCGGTCCGGCGCGATCTCGCCGTCATCGTCGACGAGGGGGTGGCCGCCGCCGCGCTTGAGGCCTGCGTCCGGGAGGCGGCCGGCACGCTGTTGCAAGGTTTGCACCTGTTTGATATCTATCGTGGCAAAGGTGTTGATTCCGGGAAGAAAAGTGTTGCGCTGGGCTTGACCTTGCAGGATTTTTCGCGCACTCTTACCGATGTCGAAGTTGACGCCTTGATTGAAGGCGTGCTCAAGCAACTGCATCTCAAATTTCAGGCAACATTGAGAGAGTGATTATGGCGCTGACAAAGGCTGATATGGCGGAGCGGCTGTTCGAGGAATTCGGACTCAACAAGCGGGAAGCCAAGGATCTGGTGGAGATGTTCTTCGAAGAGGTGCGTGCCGCACTGGAAGAGGGGCAGCAGGTCAAACTGTCCGGATTCGGCAACTTCAATCTGCGCAAGAAGAACGAACGTCCGGGACGCAACCCGAAGACGGGGGAGGAAATACCGATCACCGCGCGTCGCGTCGTATCGTTTCATCCCGGGCAAAAACTAAAAGCAAGAGTCGAAGCCCATGCTGGAACCCAGCGGCAATAACGAACTGCCTCCGATACCCGGCAAACGGTATTTCACCATCGGCGAGGTCAGTGATCTGTGCGGTGTGAAGCCGCACGTGCTGCGCTATTGGGAGCAGGAATTTCCCCAGCTGGCGCCGGTCAAGCGTGCGGGCAACCGCCGTTATTATCAGCGTCAGGACGTCATGGTCGTGCGCCAGATCCGTGAACTTCTCTACCAGCAGGGATTCACGATCGGCGGCGCGCGCCAGCAGCTGTCCGGCAAGGAGACCAGGACGGATACCAGCCGCAGCCGGCAGGTGGTGCGTCAGATCCGGCAGGAACTAGAGGATCTCCTGAAAGTGATGAAGGCCTGATCCATACTGCACGCGGAGCAGGCGCATTCATTGCACAGTTTTTCACCCTTGATACTCACTCTTTAAATTCATTCGGGGCGTAGCGCAGCCTGGTAGCGCACTACCTTGGGGTGGTAGTGGTCGGAGGTTCAAATCCTCTCGCCCCGACCAATTCAGCATCGTTGACACACCTCCGCCTGCGGGGCGATCGGATTCCCGGCCCTGCGGGCGTTCGCCGCGCTGCGTTCGTCCACGGGGACGAACGGTAGCGGTTACTGTCTCTCCTCGACCAATCCAGATTACTGTTCGATGCAATCGGCTGCCATGCGGTCTACCGATCCGGCTGGAGCTTGCAGGGATGGGGGCATTAATACCGATCCCGCCCCAAGGGACGGGATCGATTTCAGTGCCTGGTGCAATTACCCGCCACGGATCCGCAGCGGTGGTCGTACGATCGTTATAGTTCGGCTTCCGCTAGAGGGAACCGGTGATGACAAAGGACAGGATGAGGATACCGCCGGTAGCGGCAAACATTAGAAAAGGCGCGTTCATGTTATTCCCCCGATCTATGATTAGATTAGTCAAATAAAACAAATAATTAAATATTTAGATTCATGCATTGTCGCAAGAACAAGCAGTCCGCTCCGGCGCACGGGCTTCGCGCCTCGCCAATAATTCCTGACTGCAGCGCTAATATATATCACCAACCGGTGTCGGGATGCCAGCGTTAAGATCGCGCCGCCAATCCCGTCTCCTGGCATCCGTCCTTGCCGGAAGGAAACCGCCACCCATGATGTGGCGGGATCCACATCAATGCCTGGCCGTGCGCTCTGTAATCGGTGAGCAAAAAAAACGGGCACCCTTCCGGGTGCCCGCTGACCATTCCTGGAGGTGCCAGGAGGGATCACATGATGTCGGCGGAGAAGTTGTACTTGATGCCGAGCGCGATGGCGCTGCTGTCCTCGCCCGCGGTGCCGCCGGTGTAAAGGTCGGAATCGAAGGATGAGGTGTGGGGCGCCGACACGAAGCGGTAGCTGCCGCCATCGTCGTTGGAGATGTCAGTGAAGATGGCGTATACGGTGGTGCTCTCCGCCAGATTGTGGAAAACGCCCAGAGAGACCTGGCTGGCGCCGCTGTCGTCCACCGTGTCGAGTTCATCGGCGGTGGCGAAGGCGAGGCTGAAGCGGGTGTCGCCGGCCCGATAGGAGCCTGCCAGCCAGAAGGCGTCGCGGTCAGCACCGTCGACGAAGCCGGCCCCCGAGATGGACTCGAAGGCGCCGGTGACAGTGAAGCCGCCGTCCAGATTGATGCTGCCGACGAGCTTCATGGCTTCTTCGTCGGTTCCGCCGCTGCCGCCGTCGTTCGCGTCAAACGATGCGCCGACGAAATACATATCGTTGCTGTAATGGATCTGGCCGCCCATGTTGTTGGCGCCGTCTTCGACCTCTTCGGCGCCGTACTGTACGTGCCAGCTCAGGCCGTCCATATCCGGTCCGAACCAGATGATCGCATGTCCGATCCCGCCGTCGAAGTACGTCGACCCGTTGCCGGCATTGCCCATGACCGAGCTGTAGTCGGCGATCGTGCCTTCGAAGGGATCGAGCGCGTGCGACAGTGTCTTCCATGGCCGGCCCTGGAATCCGAGCGCTACCGTGCCGAAGCCGCCGCGCAATCCCGCCCATCCGTCGCGGCCGCCGTCGAACAGCGTGTCGCCGCCGCCGTCCAGGTTCACGAATGTATCGTAATGGAACACGGCATCCATGCCGTTGCTCAGCCCCATGCTGCCTTCAAAGCCGAGCGCCGAATGATTGCTGTTGACGCCAAGTGCGCTTTGCACGTCGGTGTCAATCGATTCCACGGCCATGCCGACTCCGCCGTAGATGTTCAAACTGCCGGCGGCATGGGCGTATAGTGGGGCCACAGCGGATGCCACGGCCAGTGCGAGAAGTTTCTTGTTCATGGTGATGGTCCTCCTGGCAAAGTTAGTTATGTTTTGAGTAGGAGCAGACTTGGATTTGCTGTAAAGCTAGACCATGAATAAACTTGGACTCCACCTAAAATTAGACTTCGTCAATCTGTGTGCCGCGACGAATATATCAGGATTTTTCTGGATGCAACATTATTTTATGAACAAACTCAGTGATCTAATACTTATGTAGTATTAATACAACGACAACACGAAGGGTTGATGTGATGTCATGCGGAGTATCCGGACGTGAAAGCGCCGCGGCGTAACGACGCCTGCCCCTGCGGCAGCGGGCGCAAGTTCAAGAAGTGCCACGGGCAGGCGGTCGCCGCAAGAGACGAGCGAGCGGGCAGTGCGGAACAGTATGCTCCAAGGCCTGCCGTACGCATCATCCCGTCGGAGATCGAGCCGCGTCCCTGCGGCGAATGCGCACTGTGCTGTGCCGGCTGGGTACGCACGCGGGTGCTGGGCAACGAAATCGATCTGAATCGTCCCTGCCCCTACAGCTCGGGGAATCATTGCACCATCCATGCAAGCCGGCCCCAGGACCCATGCCGTGTATTCTTCTGCGGCTGGGCCGAGGCCGGGAGCGAGCTGCCGGAATGGATGCAGCCGAGCGAATGCGGCGTCATCGTGCTGGCGGGGCGATCCAGCTGGGCCGGACGACCGGTGGACGTGCTGGTGTCGGCGGGCAAGGATCCGGATCGCCGCATGCTGTCGTGGTACGAGGAGTATTCCGTCCGCACCATGAGGCCGTTCCTGTACCAGCAGGAAGGCCGCTGGTTCGGGTTCGGACCGTTGCCCTTTCAGCGCGAGGTCGCCGCGAAAGCGGCGCGCGGCGAGAGATTATTTCTGTAAGGCGATATCCGCGGCGGAGCGGTCGAGCATCCCGCCGAGAAATTCGCTTAGGCGGTAGACGTCGGAAAAGTTGCTCGCCATCCCCAGCGATGCGCGCACCGCGCCCATCGTTTTTCCGGAACGGTCCAGGCAGGCGCGGTAGCCGGCAAGATCCAGTTCCGGGCCCGAGCGGCGCAGGCACTCCTCGATGAGGGTCACGGTGTGGGACAGCGCGGCCTCACCGGCGCCGGGGTTGCAGAAACAGCCGGAACGGAGTGCGATTCCGTCTCTGGCGGCCTGGCGCTCCACCTCCGCGTAGTTCACGTATGCGCCCGAGGGGTCGCGCATGTTGAATGCGACGGTGCCACCCCGCGACGAGGGATTCGCATCACCGTAGATCTCGATCGCAGGGCGGCCGTTGGAGTGGCGCAGGAGGCGTAGCGTTTCGAGGAGGTAGTCCGCCAGCATGGCAACCCGGCGGTGTATGGTCTCGATGCCGGCGGATGCGAGAAAGTTCAGTCCTGTGCTGACGGCGGGGAATCCCAGGTAATTCACCGTGCCATCCTCGAAGGCGCTCTCATCTTCGTGCAGCGCATGGGAGCGGAGCAGTGTCGAAACGATTTTCACCGTTCCTCCACTGAAGGAGGGGCGGACGAGCCTGCGCAAGGCGGAGTGCCGCGCGATCAGAGCGCCGATGCCGGTCGGGTAACCAAACATCTTGTAAAACGACAATGCGACGAAATCGGGGTGGGTGCGCGCAAGATCCAGCCGGTTGGTCGGCACGAATGCCGCGGCGTCGAGCAGGACGTCGTAACCGGCGGTGTGCGCGGCGTCGATCCACTCCAGCGGGTGCTGTACACCCGAGAAATTGGATTGAGCGGGGTAGGCCAGCAATCCGTTTCCGCGCGCCTGCGACGCGGCGAGGCGCGGGACGATGTCGTCCACCCGCAGGGTTCCGGGCATGCTGGGGATATATCGCACCTTCGCGCCGCGGCGGTGGGCGTACTCGCGGATTCCATTCACGGAATTGTGATTGTCCGCGGTCAGGAGAAATTCCGCGTTCTCGTCAAACGGGTAACTCTCGCCGATCAGTCTCAGGGCGCCGCTTGCGTTTGCGGTGAAGATGACGGCGTATTCTTCCGGATCGGCGTTGAAGTAGCGCAGTACATCGTCGCGCGCGCGCAGTTGCAGCGCGGTCGATGCCGATGCCGCGTGATGGGCGGAGTGGGTATTGCCGAAGACGCCGCGCAGCAATATTTCCCGATGCTGCTCGATCAGCGTGGCCGGGTAGGGGCAGGCGCCGGTGTAGTCAAGATAGACCTCGCCCTGTTCATCGAGTCGACTGAACTCGCGCAGCCTGATCTGATCCAGCGCACTGGTGTACCGGTACTGCGGGTAACGCTCGATGAACGCCCTGAACCCGGGGTGTTGAAGATGCAGCGCTTGCACGCTTTGGGAAGTCATCTCTAGGCAGCGGTTCTTATCTGTTCTTATATGCTGGTGTCAGCCCCGGAACATGACGCCGGCCATTTCCGGCCGTTGAGGATCAGTTTAGACTAAATTTAAACCATGTGGGAAGGGGGGTGTCGATATCTGTGTTCGGGGGTAAGCGGGTACGGCCGGATGAAGCGTGCGGAGATCGGCAACCGGGCGCGTGGAGGCATATGGCCGGGCTTGTCGCAGGTGTGATATTGGCCGGAATTTTTGATCTCGTATGATGAGGTTGCGCAGGATGGCGGATCCACGGTTTTTACCTTCTGTGTGAGAGGTTTACTAGCAGCAGGCGACGTTATTAAAGCCGTTGTGCCGGATCGTCTGGTTGAAGTTCTGCCTGAGGAATTCTCCGCCCGGTTTGGTGGATCTGCACGCGCTCAGGCTTTTCAGCGGTTTACCGATGTTAAAGAGGCAGTGTCCACTGGCGCGAGTGGGGCGAGGTGCCTCTGCATGCGGGTGGGTGCGGCGCGGCTCCACGGGTTAAATGGTGAATAATTTAATTGAATATTAATATGATTATCTGATGTCGCTGTGACCAGGTGATCATGGGTGCGATGGTTGATTCACCGATTTATCGGCGAATATCTGACCTGTAAGACGGGCGCTGCTCGGAAGGAAGACAGGAAGTGCCGACCTCGACTCACAAAACGAACCTCCCGCTGGACAACAAGGTCCTGCTCGCGCGCCTGGGACAATGCACAGATCTCCCCAGCCCGGTCGGCGTCGCGGTACGCATCCTGGAACTGGGCCAGGATCCCGAAGTTTCCCTTGGCGACGTCGCCAAGGTGATCAGCCTGGACCCGGCACTTACGGCAAAACTGCTGCGCATGGCGAATTCACCGCTTTACGCCCGACATCGCAAGACGGAGAACCTGCGTCAGGCGATCACGCTGTTCGGCGTGGAGGGAACGATCACGCTCGCGCTGAGTTTCTCCGTGGTGAACAGAGTGAAGGACAAGGGCGACCGCCGTCTCGATTATGATCATTTCTGGCGCCGTTCCCTGGCCGCGGCCACCTGCGCACAGGTAATCGGCGAACGGGTGCAGGTGCATAACAAAGAGGACCTGTTTCTGTGTGGCCTGCTGCAGGACATCGGGATGCTCGCGCTCGACAGGTCGATGCCAGAGCTGTATCAGCAATGCGACATGCGGGCAGGTCATGCCCGCGTGATAGATCACGAGAACACGGTACTGGGCCTGGATCACGCGGAAGTCGGTGCCTGGCTGCTGCAGCGATGGAACTTCCCGGAAAAACTCCAGATCGTGATCGCGGCCAGTCATGAGCCCGCTGCCGCGCTCACCGAATCGACATCAGTCCGGCAGCAGATCGACGTGGTGGCGCTCGCGAGCGAAATTGCCGACCTCCTGAGCGGATGCGGTTCGAAGGATTCCATCAGCGGTGTGATGCAGAAAGCACAGGATACTCTGGGATTGCAGCATGAGACCTTCGTCGATGTCCTCGCCGCGTCGTCTGAGGTGTTGAAGGATATCGCGCATCTGTTCGAGATCAGGATCGATGACCAGGTCTATCTGGATTCGCTCATCAACGAGGCGTGTGACCTGATCCTGTTGCGCCAGATCAACGTGATGCAGCGCTCCACGACGCTGGCCAGGACCGCGGAGGTACTCGAGGACCGCACCCGCAAGCTCGAGGAAGAGAATCGGCGTGACCCGCTAACCGGGCTGTACAACCGCGCCTATCTGAATCAGGTCCTGGCGGAGGAGATCCGCATGGCCAGCAGGCACAACTGGCCG from Gammaproteobacteria bacterium harbors:
- a CDS encoding aminotransferase class V-fold PLP-dependent enzyme, with the protein product MTSQSVQALHLQHPGFRAFIERYPQYRYTSALDQIRLREFSRLDEQGEVYLDYTGACPYPATLIEQHREILLRGVFGNTHSAHHAASASTALQLRARDDVLRYFNADPEEYAVIFTANASGALRLIGESYPFDENAEFLLTADNHNSVNGIREYAHRRGAKVRYIPSMPGTLRVDDIVPRLAASQARGNGLLAYPAQSNFSGVQHPLEWIDAAHTAGYDVLLDAAAFVPTNRLDLARTHPDFVALSFYKMFGYPTGIGALIARHSALRRLVRPSFSGGTVKIVSTLLRSHALHEDESAFEDGTVNYLGFPAVSTGLNFLASAGIETIHRRVAMLADYLLETLRLLRHSNGRPAIEIYGDANPSSRGGTVAFNMRDPSGAYVNYAEVERQAARDGIALRSGCFCNPGAGEAALSHTVTLIEECLRRSGPELDLAGYRACLDRSGKTMGAVRASLGMASNFSDVYRLSEFLGGMLDRSAADIALQK
- a CDS encoding MerR family transcriptional regulator, coding for MLEPSGNNELPPIPGKRYFTIGEVSDLCGVKPHVLRYWEQEFPQLAPVKRAGNRRYYQRQDVMVVRQIRELLYQQGFTIGGARQQLSGKETRTDTSRSRQVVRQIRQELEDLLKVMKA
- a CDS encoding integration host factor subunit alpha, which translates into the protein MALTKADMAERLFEEFGLNKREAKDLVEMFFEEVRAALEEGQQVKLSGFGNFNLRKKNERPGRNPKTGEEIPITARRVVSFHPGQKLKARVEAHAGTQRQ
- a CDS encoding porin → MNKKLLALAVASAVAPLYAHAAGSLNIYGGVGMAVESIDTDVQSALGVNSNHSALGFEGSMGLSNGMDAVFHYDTFVNLDGGGDTLFDGGRDGWAGLRGGFGTVALGFQGRPWKTLSHALDPFEGTIADYSSVMGNAGNGSTYFDGGIGHAIIWFGPDMDGLSWHVQYGAEEVEDGANNMGGQIHYSNDMYFVGASFDANDGGSGGTDEEAMKLVGSINLDGGFTVTGAFESISGAGFVDGADRDAFWLAGSYRAGDTRFSLAFATADELDTVDDSGASQVSLGVFHNLAESTTVYAIFTDISNDDGGSYRFVSAPHTSSFDSDLYTGGTAGEDSSAIALGIKYNFSADIM
- a CDS encoding GGDEF domain-containing protein translates to MPTSTHKTNLPLDNKVLLARLGQCTDLPSPVGVAVRILELGQDPEVSLGDVAKVISLDPALTAKLLRMANSPLYARHRKTENLRQAITLFGVEGTITLALSFSVVNRVKDKGDRRLDYDHFWRRSLAAATCAQVIGERVQVHNKEDLFLCGLLQDIGMLALDRSMPELYQQCDMRAGHARVIDHENTVLGLDHAEVGAWLLQRWNFPEKLQIVIAASHEPAAALTESTSVRQQIDVVALASEIADLLSGCGSKDSISGVMQKAQDTLGLQHETFVDVLAASSEVLKDIAHLFEIRIDDQVYLDSLINEACDLILLRQINVMQRSTTLARTAEVLEDRTRKLEEENRRDPLTGLYNRAYLNQVLAEEIRMASRHNWPFTVMFIDLDDFKRVNDEHGHLVGDVILKNTARILMENTRGSDIVARYGGEEFIVVLPGAGHDGAEMTGNRLLAAFRGTHHLIEGRDIVVTASIGAATHGEKHEFTSLEDVLKAADQALYSAKRSGRNQAFFFSQDPA
- the pheT gene encoding phenylalanine--tRNA ligase subunit beta, which translates into the protein MKFSEHWLREWVDPPLDTKALVAQLTMSGLEVEAVEPVAPAFSGVVVGLVQTVEPHPQADRLRVCRVDVGSGEALTIVCGAANVAAGMHVPTALVGARLPGGLAITRAKLRGVESHGMLCSARELGLAENAEGLLPLPPDAAPGTDVRTLLALDDVSLELSLTPNRSDCLGVAGVAREIAALNRIDMAAVRYPAVPPAVDDALAIEVSDSRACPRYLGRVIRGIDPAAETPLWLRERLRRSGLRSLGPVVDVTNFLLLELGQPMHAFDLARVDGGICVRRAGEGETFTALDGQTFTLNSDMLVIADRRRVLALAGIIGGADSAVGAETNAILLECAFFSPGAIAGKARRLGLHTDSSHRFERGVDPELQARAMERATRLILDIAGGVAGPVVEAVNPDSLPGRPPIRLRADRLKRLLGYPLAGTEVEQILTRLGMRVRADGNAAWEVLPPSFRFDIAIEADLIEELARVHGYDKLPASRPSTRLEIGARDAHVERVRRARHLLADIGYQEAITYSFVDAETQRLLDPVNAALPLANPLAADIAVMRTSLWPGLVRACLYNLKRQQSRVRLFEYGRRFIGTLQRGGKPGASLGAIKEEGVFSGIATGAAYPEQWGVPARELDFYDVKADVVALLNDLCRGRGHTFEAAVHPALHPGQSARILDSHGGEIGWLGALHPQAAASLGVEQTVFVFELNLDRIESPAVPEFTELSKFPAVRRDLAVIVDEGVAAAALEACVREAAGTLLQGLHLFDIYRGKGVDSGKKSVALGLTLQDFSRTLTDVEVDALIEGVLKQLHLKFQATLRE
- a CDS encoding SEC-C domain-containing protein produces the protein MKAPRRNDACPCGSGRKFKKCHGQAVAARDERAGSAEQYAPRPAVRIIPSEIEPRPCGECALCCAGWVRTRVLGNEIDLNRPCPYSSGNHCTIHASRPQDPCRVFFCGWAEAGSELPEWMQPSECGVIVLAGRSSWAGRPVDVLVSAGKDPDRRMLSWYEEYSVRTMRPFLYQQEGRWFGFGPLPFQREVAAKAARGERLFL